Below is a genomic region from Anaerolineales bacterium.
GCCCGTCATTGGCAGGATCCGCGGCCGACACCGCGGATCGAAAACCCGACGGTCAAACCCCCGCCCAGATCCAATTGCTCCGCCTTTGTAATCTTCAGAATCCTGCCGGTTTGAACATCCGCCCCTCTCCCCCGCCAGGGCGTTCAGGAAAGGACCGTCTCCAGGATCCAATTGGATTCGGCGGTCGACAGGTCCGATTCCCCCGAGAAGCATCCATACTCGCCGCATAAATAATCCCAGGCGACGAATTGCCTGCCCAGGACCGGGAGACCGTCCAGGTAAGCGGTCATACCCTGCAGCATCGCCTTCCAATCCGATCCGTTGTCGGTGCGGATGCTGCGGATGGGATTGAAGCCGTATTCTCCGATGAAGAGTGGCCTTTGGAAATCCTCGACGAACAGCCGCACCAAGCTGTCGGCGATCTGTTCGAAGGTTCCGTTGTGGGGTTCCCAAATGTTCCCGTAGGCGTGGGCTTCCCAGACGACGTCCTCCCCCTCAACGGGCCGGACGGTGAACCGCCAGTCCGCGTCCATCAGGAAGGGCAGATCGATGAAAATCCTCTGCCGGGCGCCTTCTCCGCGGATGCCCGCGACGATCTGTTCCATGAAGGCGCTGTAGGATTTTCCGAGGCGGACCGCGGCCGCCGCATCCGGGATTTCCACGTTCCAGAAGGGCTCGTTCATGATGCTGAAGATCACGTTGGGATGGCCGTGGTAACGCGCCGCGATGTATTTCCACAGGTTGAGGAATGCGGCGCGGTTCCGGTCCTGCCCGGCCGCGTCGAGGTCGAAAAAATCCCGGATGAACGAATCGCAGGCGGGCTTGTCCGCCAAGGTCGGCGCCTGCGGGAAGCCGTCCCACAACCAGCCGGGCATACTCAGGAAGAAGGCCCAATCCGCCCAGGCGCCGAAGCCGGTGACGTTCAGGATGCAGTGAAGCCGGTTTTGCGCGCACCAATCGACCCAGGTATCCACCCAGCGGGCGAAGAACGCCTCGTCGGGCGCATCGCGCTCCGGCATTAATTCGGGGAGCCCGATCTGATGCATTTCCAGGCAGGTGGCTCCGGCCTGCCGCAACCGCGCGGCGTCCTCGAAGGTAAACCAGGATTTCGAGGGCGAATCCGCGAGGGTATGGGAACCGCGGACCTTCATCCGCTCATTCCACATCACGGCCATTCCCCGCAAACGGGATTCATCCGCTTCGGACCGGGCGGGGGACGAACTCGCCGTCGGAGCGGGTGCGCCGGTTGCGGGTACGGCCGGCTGCCCGGCAACGGTCGGCGCAGCCGGCGCCGCTTCGTCCACGGGAACGCCGCAGGCGTTCAGGAGCGCGGCGCCCAGCCAACCGCCGAGGAGGGAGGCGACCAGCTTCAGGAACCCGGTTCGAGAGATTTTTCCCACGGACGCTCCGATGGCGGCGGATTATCTTCCGGCGGATATGCCCGCAAAAGGATAACCTCCGGCGGCTGATCTGCGATCGCGGAAAAATCTCCGCGCCGGGGTTAATGCCCCGTGTTGGTTAACGATGCCCGCCTCGCCGGACATAAACGTGCAATAGTCGATTTTATAAAACTGACTCAGCGGGAAAAAAGTTTTCTCCTGAAGCGGCCGCCCGGTTTCACCGAGCGGATACGCCGCCGCATCCTTTTCCAGACGGCGCATCGTTCCTCAAGCCGTCGGATCATCTTCGGCCTCCATTCCCAGTTCCCTGCGGATGCCCGCCGCATCCATCACCGCCCGCTTGCCGGCCGCTTCCATCCGCGCGTTTTGAACCTCCATCCCCTTCAACAAAGCTTCCAGTTTGCTCCGCGCCTCCGGATCGGCAGCCGCCTGGCGCGGGGTCAACCCGTCCAGCGCCGGAATGCTCTGGTCCGGCCATTCCGCGCTGAACTTGTGCCTCATTTTTTCCTCGATCTCGCGGATCACTATCGGAGGAAATTCTTTTTTCTTCCCTCCGCTCTTTTCCGCGGGCCGGGGCGGATGGATGCCCGGCTCCGCCTCCGCGGCGCCCAGGAGGATTTTCGAAAAGAGAGTCCGGCCGCGTTCCAGCCGCTCCCGGGAAAGGCATTCCAGCTCCAGCCATCCGCGGGATACGCGGAGGGAGCCGAGGATGCGTTTCGATTCCATCCCTTCCTTGCCGTCCGTCGTCAATTGGAAGGAATAGTCGGTCATTCCCTCGGCTCGCGGCGGAGTTTTCAGCATCGGGCCTTCCACCGGCTCCAACCAGACATAGCGCAAGACCGAGCGGCCGCCGGCATCCGGGTTTTCCGGCTCGACCTCCGGCATCGCATTCAGGCGGGCGAGCGCGTCTTTCCGGTCGATCAGGCGGAACCGGATCACGCCGAATTCGATCGGA
It encodes:
- a CDS encoding cellulase family glycosylhydrolase, which produces MGKISRTGFLKLVASLLGGWLGAALLNACGVPVDEAAPAAPTVAGQPAVPATGAPAPTASSSPARSEADESRLRGMAVMWNERMKVRGSHTLADSPSKSWFTFEDAARLRQAGATCLEMHQIGLPELMPERDAPDEAFFARWVDTWVDWCAQNRLHCILNVTGFGAWADWAFFLSMPGWLWDGFPQAPTLADKPACDSFIRDFFDLDAAGQDRNRAAFLNLWKYIAARYHGHPNVIFSIMNEPFWNVEIPDAAAAVRLGKSYSAFMEQIVAGIRGEGARQRIFIDLPFLMDADWRFTVRPVEGEDVVWEAHAYGNIWEPHNGTFEQIADSLVRLFVEDFQRPLFIGEYGFNPIRSIRTDNGSDWKAMLQGMTAYLDGLPVLGRQFVAWDYLCGEYGCFSGESDLSTAESNWILETVLS